In one Aythya fuligula isolate bAytFul2 chromosome 12, bAytFul2.pri, whole genome shotgun sequence genomic region, the following are encoded:
- the GPT2 gene encoding alanine aminotransferase 2: MNPYVKAVEYAVRGPIVLKAGEIEKELRKGIKKPFTEVIKANIGDAHAMGQRPITFLRQVVALCTYPNLLDSPSFPEDAKKRARRILQGCGGNSLGAYSASQGINCIREDVASYIERRDGGVPADPDNIYLTTGASDGIATILKILVSGGGKSRTGVMIPIPQYPLYSAAISELGAIQVNYYLDEENCWSLDVNELRRSLNEAKAYCHPKVLCIINPGNPTGQVQSRKCIEDVIHFAWEEKLFLLADEVYQDNVYSEGCQFHSFKKILYEMGPEYYNNVELASFHSTSKGYMGECGYRGGYMEVINLHPEMKGQLVKLLSVRICSPVSGQAAMDIVVNPPVPGEESYSQFIKEKESVLNNLAKKAKLTEDMFNKVPGVHCNPLQGAMYAFPRIFIPAKAIEEAKAHKMAPDMLYCMKLLEETGICVVPGSGFGQREGSYHFRMTILPPIEKLKILLEKMKDFHIKFLEKYA; the protein is encoded by the exons ATGAACCCCTACGTGAAGGCGGTGGAGTACGCGGTGCGGGGCCCCATCGTCCTCAAGGCCGGCGAGATCGAGAAGGAGCTGCGCAAG GGAATCAAAAAACCTTTTACTGAAGTAATTAAAGCCAACATTGGAGATGCACATGCAATGGGACAGAGGCCAATCACCTTCCTTCGTCAG GTTGTGGCACTGTGCACATACCCAAACCTGCTGGACAGCCCAAGTTTTCCAGAAGATGCAAAAAAGCGAGCCAGACGGATCTTGCAGGGTTGTGGAGGTAACAGCTTAG GAGCTTACAGTGCCAGTCAAGGAATAAATTGCATCCGTGAAGATGTTGCTTCATATATTGAAAGAAGAGATGGAGGAGTTCCTGCAGATCCAGATAACATATATCTTACCACTGGGGCAAGTGATGGCATTGCT ACAATTCTAAAGATCCTGGTCTCAGGAGGTGGAAAATCCCGAACAGGAGTGATGATCCCTATACCACAGTATCCCTTATATTCAGCAGCCATATCTGAACTCGGTGCCATCCAGGTGAACTACTATTTGGATGAAGAAAATTGCTGGTCTCTAGATGTGAATGAACTTCGCCGCTCCTTGAATGAAGCTAAGGCATATTGCCATCCAAAAGTCCTCTGCATCATCAACCCAGGAAATCCCACAG GACAGGTGCAAAGCAGAAAGTGCATTGAAGATGTGATACACTTTGCTTGGGAAgagaagctttttcttctggctgATGAG GTTTACCAGGACAATGTGTACTCTGAAGGATGCCAGTTTCATTCCTTCAAAAAGATTCTGTATGAGATGGGACCTGAGTACTATAACAATGTTGAACTGGCCTCTTTTCACTCTACATCTAAGGGATACATGGGCGA ATGTGGCTACAGAGGAGGTTATATGGAGGTCATTAACTTGCACCCAGAAATGAAAGGACAGCTTGTTAAGCTGCTTTCTGTTCGCATTTGTTCTCCAGTCTCAGGACAAGCAGCAATGGATATTGTAGTTAATCCTCCAGTACCTGGAGAAGAATCCTATTCACAGTTCATAAAG GAGAAGGAGTCTGTTTTGAACAATCTtgccaaaaaagcaaaactgacaGAAGACATGTTTAACAAGGTACCAGGAGTTCACTGCAATCCACTTCAAGGAGCTATGTATGCTTTCCCACGGATCTTTATCCCTGCCAAAGCCATTGAGGAGGCAAAG GCTCATAAAATGGCACCCGACATGCTATATTGCATGAAACTTCTGGAAGAGACTGGAATTTGTGTTGTACCTGGAAGTGGATTTGGCCAAAGAGAAGGAAGCTACCATTTCAG aatgacCATACTTCCTCCAATAGAAAAGCTGAAGATCCTactggagaaaatgaaagacttcCACATAAAGTTTCTTGAAAAATATGCATGA